One window of the Zea mays cultivar B73 chromosome 3, Zm-B73-REFERENCE-NAM-5.0, whole genome shotgun sequence genome contains the following:
- the LOC103650860 gene encoding ABC transporter B family member 26, chloroplastic has translation MPPPAAMLLLTAASGPPTLSLTLAARRAPLRAPSRRRLRALRPARIRAAAAIGGEFGGLGRRRVVVGEFIERLRNVLPGGSWWRLEDGDEAGDGAGRAEGSGTTAVSALRRMWALVAGDRLVIYVGFASLVGAALSEIAIPHLLAASIFSAQNGGAVFYRNAKLLVVLCLVSGVFSGIRSCCFGVANMILVKRMREELFDSILSQDISFFDEETVGDLTSRLGSDCQQVSRVIGNDLNLISRNLLQGAGALIYLLVLSWPLGLCTMFVCATLSAIMLVHGRFQKRAAKFAQEFTANANNVAQEVITLVRTVRVYGTEKQEFKRYANWLDKLYDVSFRQTVAYGGWSLSLNYLYHSTQVIGVVIGGLAIMSGKLTAEQLTKFTLYAEWLILSTWWIGDNWSSLMQSVGASEKVFRLMDLLPSKQLSSEGLKLEKLKGQIQYADVSFSYPSRPTVPILGGLNLTLNPNEVVAIVGLSGSGKSTIINLLLRLYEPTNGQILIDGVPLTELDIRWFRERIGFVGQEPRLFRMDISSNIKYGCPRDVSHEEVIWAAKQAYAHDFIMALPDGYNTIVDDALLSGGQKQRVAIARALLRDPSILLLDEATSALDAESEHYVKSVITKVSRDSKAKRTVVIIAHRLSTIQTADRIIVMENGNIVEDGKHIDLIEKGGLYSRLARRQNDDLK, from the exons ATGCCGCCTCCGGCTGCGATGCTGCTCCTTACGGCGGCCTCGGGGCCTCCCACGCTGTCGCTGACCCTGGCCGCGAGGCGGGCGCCGCTCCGGGCCCCAAGCCGGCGGAGGCTGCGGGCGCTGCGGCCGGCGAGGATCCGCGCCGCCGCGGCGATCGGTGGCGAGTTCGGCGGCCTCGGCCGGCGCCGCGTCGTCGTGGGAGAGTTCATCGAGCGCCTGCGCAACGTTCTGCCCGGGGGCAGTTGGTGGCGCCTCGAGGACGGCGATGAGGCCGGGGACGGGGCCGGCCGCGCAGAGGGGAGCGGTACCACCGCCGTGTCCGCGCTCAGGCGGATGTGGGCCCTCGTTGCCGGCGACAGATTGGTCATCTATGTCGGCTTCGCGTCCCTCGTCGGCGCTGCG CTTTCGGAGATCGCCATACCACATCTCCTTGCAGCGTCCATTTTCTCTGCGCAGAATGGAGGCGCGGTGTTCTACCGAAATGCCAAGCTTCTGGTTGTCCTATGTCTGGTTTCCGGGGTGTTTAG TGGCATACGAAGTTGCTGTTTTGGTGTTGCAAACATGATATTG GTTAAACGGATGAGAGAGGAGTTATTTGATTCCATTCTTTCACAG GATATTTCCTTTTTTGATGAAGAAACAGTAGGAGATCTGACAAGTAGACTTGGTTCGGACTGCCAACAAGTGTCTCGTGTTATAGGCAATGACCTTAACCTGATTTCACGCAATTTACTTCAG GGTGCAGGTGCATTAATTTATCTGCTAGTCTTATCTTGGCCTCTCGGATTgtgtacaatgtttgtttgtgcaACTCTATCAGCAATTATGCTAGTTCATGGACG GTTTCAGAAAAGGGCAGCTAAATTTGCACAGGAGTTCACCGCAAACGCCAATAAT GTTGCTCAAGAGGTGATAACTTTGGTTAGGACAGTGCGAGTATATGGAACAGAAAAGCAGGAGTTTAAAAg GTATGCAAACTGGCTTGATAAGCTGTATGATGTGAGCTTTCGGCAGACAGTGGCTTATGGAGGCTGGAGCCTGAGCTTGAACTATCTATACCATTCTACTCAG GTCATTGGAGTGGTGATTGGAGGCCTAGCAATCATGTCTGGGAAGTTAACTGCTGAGCAGTTGACAAAATTCACACTCTATGCTGAATGGCTAATTTTGTCCACATGGTGGATTGGGGACAACTGGTCCTCCCTGATGCAGTCTGTCGGAGCAAGTGAAAAAGTTTTTCGTTTAATGGATCTCCTTCCTAGCAAGCAGCTTAGCTCTGAAG GCCTCAAGTTAGAGAAGTTGAAAGGGCAAATTCAGTATGCTGATGTATCATTTTCATATCCATCAAGACCTACG GTACCAATTTTGGGAGGCTTGAATTTAACACTGAATCCAAACGAAGTAGTTGCAATT GTTGGTCTTAGTGGAAGTGGCAAGAGCACTATAATCAATTTACTACTTAGATTATACGAACCTACAAATGGGCAA ATACTAATTGATGGTGTCCCGCTCACTGAGCTTGATATCAGATGGTTCAGGGAAAGAATTGGTTTCGTCGGACAG GAACCACGCTTATTCCGAATGGATATCAGCTCTAATATTAAATATGGTTGCCCAAGAGATGTCAGTCATGAAGAAGTGATATGGGCTGCAAAGCAGGCCTATGCTCATGACTTCATAATGGCTTTGCCTGATGGTTATAACACCATCGTTGATGATGCTCTTCTCAGTGGAGGTCAGAAACAACGTGTTGCTATTGCCAGGGCCCTTCTGAGGGACCCATCTATCTTACTGCTTGATGAAGCCACTAGTGCGCTTGATGCTGAGAGTGAACATTATGTCAAG AGCGTCATCACAAAAGTTAGTCGAGATTCAAAGGCTAAAAGAACTGTGGTAATCATAGCACACAG GCTATCTACAATTCAAACAGCTGATAGAATTATTGTGATGGAAAATGGTAATATTGTGGAG GATGGTAAACACATTGATCTTATTGAGAAGGGTGGTCTATATTCAAGATTAGCCAGGCGACAAAATGACGATCTCAAGTAG